The following nucleotide sequence is from Trifolium pratense cultivar HEN17-A07 linkage group LG2, ARS_RC_1.1, whole genome shotgun sequence.
AGTATGGGCCTTCTTTCGAAAGTAGAGGAatgtttgtaattgtttttctcCCCCGCATTGCTCTAAATTCTCAATTTTCATTGAAAGATATTTATAAATAGTGTACAATTTTAACGGAAGATATTCTCCGATAATATATTTCTCTGCGGGAACAAGTTATTCATTTTGGTGgtcttagttttttttattacattttaGTCGCTTAAGTTTCAAACACTatacaatttaattatttactttttcttttgcttgttaaaaaaaaataattaattctttactcttttttttttcgtttcattttatttccttaacttatgaatagttggacactttttttttataagcaaatagtTGGACACTTGGATCCTCTAAGTTACAAAGTTTAAACAACTTAGTTCTCATGTTAAGATACAAAATTTAAAGTTAATCTTAATCTATCCCtcttcaataattttattttaaaacaaaaagtattTTCCACGTGTAAATAAGAGACTAATCCCCTTGAGATAACTGAGATCAATTTAAGTAATTGACATCtctcaataaatattttttcatacatATCGACCGGTGATTAAACTCATGACCAAATGGCCGATGGTTGAGATTTAGTATATGTccatttaatattattattgttttttggattttttacaAATAATGTGATTCACGGATTAACTTTTGGACAGAGCCGCgtcttattttattcatatcTCATCTCTAACTTGGGAAGGAAGGAAGGTAAGAATGCAATGCAACTATGCTCCTTCACCTTTTTACCGGTAAAACTTGCAAATTCTACCTTGCTTTACTTCcattttccaaaatataaacgaaaattaataaaaaaaaaaaatttatgtatttagttATACATAAATTTTCGTtgctaaatatataaatgtaaatgcTACTGCATTTTTTTGCGTATTCCATAGCAATGTTAATTTATACACTTTTTCGcgaaaatataaataaacagttagtttttttttttacttaaaaatagaTCGTTAGTTTGTTTCTTGAATGCTAAGACGTTATATAAtctattaaaatatcaaattttcaaaattgttaAGATCGGATGTTATGAGTTCGGACTTTTGTTCCTCTGTTTTATGTGTTTGAATTTTCatgatttatcattttatatatctaaaaaaatgaaattcaatcAAAAATACATTTGGCTCTCTTTGGTCGTTGGTTAGGTCGTAGATTGACTTGTCATCGGTGGACCCTCATAATCGGGTCGatcattttcttcaatttactTCTTCTTCTGGTGGTCTCAGAGCGCAACACTCATTCTTACAGCTTATTTAGCTCTTATGTGTTTGAGTTATTTGGAACggaaaaaatcaaattaagacTATTCTGTAACTACTCTGAATAGTCCTTACCTCATTTGCTGGACAAGGTTAAACTATATTCGTACCGATGGTTGAAGACAACAAATTCCAATATAGCTTccaactaccatagctggtggtcgaGTCCGTTTACTTGTCTTGGCCTGGTGTAACTTTGTAACTTTGGTTTCATGTTTTTCTCCATTAAGTGTATTTGTAAACTCTTATAGTTtttttggcacaccttgtgctgaaGGGACTagctgatatatatatatatatatatatatatatatatatatatatatatatatcattttgacttgttgaaaaaaaataattcaaaaatacatttgtattaaatttaaaaatactcTGTAGTATAGTCTATAAAACTACTTACActaaatttgtattaaattaaaCTGACAATAATGTTTTTCTGAAATTATCTTCATTGATTAGGGAGCAACTTTGTTAGGCAGATAGCCGCCGGGCCATTTCATTATTAAAGTTAGGCTACTTGTTTTCTTATATTCTCGCATGCCAGCAAAGCGTAGAGTAAAACTTGAGAAGAAATAGGCAATTTGATGGGTGATATGATGAGatatagaaataaaaaggaaattgaaaatataattatattataaaaagtaTTACTCTATAAATATTAAGAATCTCAAAGGTAAGATAATctgaatatgaatatatataattaaagatatttttcACTTTATAATCGATTTTATAGAAATAAATTAAgttcaattcaaaattttaaaatgataataGAGTCTCTTCTAAAATTTATTGGACCGTCAACTATTATATTTAATGTGATAtgaacatgagtttataagtaaaTGCAATTATCAGTACAATTTTTTGCCCTTATGCAACTAATTATAACAAGGTATAGGTATTGATTGAATATATATCATAGAAGATctataaaatattaacaattttttgtcatgaTTTTGAATTCATTTGAGTGGTGTATTTATTATGTACAAGTAAAAAATGTTTTGCAACTCAAGTACTTATGTATTAAACTGTTTCTATTGCAATAAGAATTAACTAAttttacaattaaaattttaaataatatcataaaataaataaattttttaaacataatagTAGTTTAAATAAAGGGTATAATTACTACACTAAAATTAAATGTTCCGTTTATACACAAGTAGTATAGTTATAGATAACACCAAAATAGTCAAGTTTGTTATCAAAATAGTCAAAGGTTTGTTTCCACCCATCATATAATAATTGCGTGTCTAAGATATCTTAGATAGTAGTACATGTATAAACTAAAGTTCATCATTTTGAGCACCAGTGAAATTAAAAAGTGATgtggaaaaaaaatactaataattcATTGCCCATATGTGATGGCTGCTGAATCTCATCCCTACTCAAATTAAATTGCCTACATAAACCTCAACTACCATACTTCCATTTCATCCAATATCCATACAACAAAATGACTTTCTTATCAATCCTCACATTCACACTATGCTCCCTACTCCTCACCCTCACTCCCTCACAAGCAGCCAACTTTGAGATCGTCAACAATTGCCCTTACACCGTTTGGGCCGCTGCTAGCCCAGGCGGTGGTCGCCGTCTTGACCGCGGTCAAACATGGAACCTTTGGGTCAACCCTGGAACTGCCATGGCTCGTATCTGGGGTCGTACTGGTTGCAACTTTGATGGTAGCGGTCGTGGCCGTTGCCAGACAGGTGATTGTACCGGTGGACTCCAGTGCACTGGTTGGGGTGTCCCACCAAACACATTGGCTGAATTTGCATTGAACCAATACGCAAATCAAGATTTCTACGACATCTCACTCGTTGATGGTTTCAATATTCCGATGGATTTCTTCCCTCTTAACGGAGGATGTCACAAAATCAGTTGCACGGCCGATATTAACGGACACTGCCCTAATGAATTGAGGACTCAAGGTGGTTGTAACAACCCTTGCACGGTTTATAAAACTAATGAATATTGTTGTACTAATGGACAAGGTTCTTGTGGGCCTACTTATTTCTCAAGGTTTTTTAAGGATAGATGTCATGATTCTTATAGTTACCCTCAAGATGATCCAACAAGTACTTTCACTTGCCCAGCTGGATCTAACTATAAAGTTGTTTTCTGTCCTCTTGGAGCTCCTCATATTGAGATGCCACTAAATCAAACTAGTGTGTATTGAAAATGTGTATGTGATCAATGATGGGTCCCTTTAATAAGATGAAGTTTTTTTGCTAAAACTTCATTTGTGATCTGTGGATTCATTTcatgagtaatttcttaattagtGTGTTTTGGTTGgctgtgtatgtgtgtgtgtgtgtgatggTGAAGTGTTAATAATGGAGCAAATGAGATGTGTGTACCTTGTACCATCAATGAAgctttttaatttatgtttaagACATCTTTAATCCATTTAGAAATTTTGAATTGCCTAATTAGATCCATCGTGATCAATAATTATTAGAATTTTTACCTCTTCTTTTTAGTACTTTTAAATgctaacatatatataatgcTTGAAGAAACTATGTTTAATATATTGATGAGAGGTTTGGTAGTATGCTATAGGTCATGAGTTCGATTCTCACTCATTATATATAATGCTTGAGCaacttaatatagaaatattcttcttaaaaattatgcatcaattttttaaaagtcaaattgttatatttttttaatacaataattttacttttaggTTCATTAACATGTACCCTTAGGATACACATTAACTAAaccttttttaaattatttgtatctcAAAGTGAAATCTCGATTGATAAGCTGAAATCTAAGAAAACTAACACAATCATGAATTCTTTTGCTTTATGTGTAATAATCCCATTACTTATCTTCAACTCTGTTAATCCTTTGTTGTAATGGGATGAAGTACCCTTTGTACTTCCCATGAATCAATGCATTTtattttgtctataaaaaaacacaatcatGAATTTATTAAAACCAACAAATTTGTCTATAAATATTCCTGTCACTGTATAGTAGATCATGCatgacaaaaatatttgatttgggGTAGATTATGACAATATCATTTGTCGTTACCCAAATTAGTGAGtttgttttaataaaagttATATTCCTGAGTTTATCAACAATAAGATTGATTTTGTCAAAGGTTTAGGGATGACAATACATTATATGTAATAACTGGACTG
It contains:
- the LOC123909016 gene encoding thaumatin-like protein 1; the protein is MTFLSILTFTLCSLLLTLTPSQAANFEIVNNCPYTVWAAASPGGGRRLDRGQTWNLWVNPGTAMARIWGRTGCNFDGSGRGRCQTGDCTGGLQCTGWGVPPNTLAEFALNQYANQDFYDISLVDGFNIPMDFFPLNGGCHKISCTADINGHCPNELRTQGGCNNPCTVYKTNEYCCTNGQGSCGPTYFSRFFKDRCHDSYSYPQDDPTSTFTCPAGSNYKVVFCPLGAPHIEMPLNQTSVY